A single genomic interval of Arachis duranensis cultivar V14167 chromosome 7, aradu.V14167.gnm2.J7QH, whole genome shotgun sequence harbors:
- the LOC107459489 gene encoding uncharacterized protein LOC107459489: MDPLCIIVSPTTSYDALVSSVLGKLGLEGVKRVKKFFYRIPITVLHDTMKYDCFTIGSDEDLQVMFLSRRQFSEVRTPELLAKFVNVVSSSGGSNRNANTIATVASSSSRPAVASSSVPMYEAAVQPAASPSFAVDLSGNVGDEVGYGEHHPTEVQCPPPAGVGEGLCDDPDDDEVEPDIIADESDDDVGASDPIRPTGGSSSGTHQYPPHFSSLDLDAMRQDEHPGQLAGFGARDTEGSAGMTEFQVGQQFQDKDEALLSVKTYSIRRGVQYKVVESDYRRYVGKCSEFGNGCTWLIRLSLRQRKGIWEVKRYNGPHTCLATSISSDHRSLDYHVIVTFIMPMVRADASVNIKVLLNATAAHFGFRPTYRRVWMAKQKAVAIIYGDRDESYNELPRWVLGVQLTMLGTIAVLKTCPVRVGGQPLVSIDGTHLYGKYGGTLLVAIAQDGNSNILPVAFALVEGENAQSWSFFLSHLRQHVTTQPGLLVISDRHNGIKTALEAPDGGWLPPSAYRTFCIRHVAANFALTFKGKDARRLLVNAAYAKTEVEFDYWFDILRSENPAMCD, encoded by the exons ATGGATCCTCTATGTATTATCGTGAGCCCAACGACCAGTTACGATGCTCTCGTTAGCTCCGTGCTTGGCAAACTTGGTCTGGAAGGAGTGAAAAGGGTTAAGAAGTTTTTCTATCGCATTCCAATCACGGTGCTCCACGATACGATGAAGTATGATTGTTTCACGATCGGGAGTGATGAGGACTTGCAGGTCATGTTTCTCTCTCGTAGGCAGTTTTCCGAGGTGAGGACACCAGAGCTGTTGGCGAAGTTCGTCAACGTAGTATCTAGCTCTGGTGGGTCGAACCGGAATGCCAACACTATAGCCACGGTGGCCAGTTCGAGCTCGAGACCTGCGGTTGCTTCTTCCTCCGTTCCAATGTATGAGGCAGCGGTCCAGCCTGCCGCCTCCCCATCGTTTGCTGTTGATCTCAGCGGCAATGTTGGAGACGAGGTTGGATATGGGGAACATCATCCGACTGAAGTACAGTGTCCTCCACCGGCTGGTGTTGGAGAGGGATTGTGTGATGATCCAGATGATGATGAAGTCGAGCCGGATATTATCGCTGATGAAAGCGACGATGATGTTGGAGCGAGTGATCCGATAAGGCCTACTGGTGGTTCTAGTTCTGGCACACATCAGTACCCACCCcatttttcatctttggatctggATGCCATGAGGCAGGACGAACATCCTGGGCAGCTAGCTGGATTTGGCGCTAGAGATACCGAAGGGTCTGCCGGTATGACAGAATTCCAGGTTGGTCAACAATTCCAGGATAAAGATGAGGCGCTGTTGAGTGTCAAGACGTACAGCATCCGCCGAGGGGTACAGTACAAGGTAGTTGAGTCTGACTATCGCAGGTACGTGGGAAAGTGTTCTGAGTTTgggaatgggtgcacatggttgattaGGCTGAGCCTCCGACAACGTAAGGGCATCTGGGAAGTCAAGCGGTACAACGGGCCGCATACCTGTCTtgccacctccatctccagcGACCATAGGAGCTTGGACTACCACGTGATAGTGACATTCATCATGCCAATGGTTAGAGCTGACGCATCCGTGAACATCAAGGTGCTTCTAAATGCAACGGCAGCTCACTTTGGCTTTAGGCCTACATACAGGAGGGTGTGGATGGCGAAGCAGAAGGCGGTCGCAATCATCTACGGGGACCGGGATGAGTCGTACAACGAGCTCCCTCGGTGGGTCTTAGGAGTTCAGTTGACTATGCTTGGCACTATAGCAGTCCTTAAGACCTGCCCTGTTCGAGTGGGTGGACAG CCGTTGGTGAGTATTGACGGAACCCATCTGTATGGCAAGTATGGGGGAACGTTGCTTGTGGCGATTGCACAGGACGGGAATTCCAACATACTCCCTGTGGCATTCGCACTAGTTGAGGGTGAGAATGCTCAGTCATGGTCCTTCTTTCTCTCCCACCTCCGTCAGCACGTGACAACTCAGCCAGGTCTGTTAGTTATTTCAGATAGGCACAATGGCATCAAGACAGCACTTGAGGCACCTGATGGGGGATGGCTACCTCCGTCTGCATACCGGACATTCTGCATTCGACACGTTGCAGCGAATTTCGCCCTCACCTTCAAGGGAAAAGATGCCCGGAGGCTTCTTGTGAACGCCGCATATGCGAAGACCGAGGTGGAGTTTGACTACTGGTTTGACATCCTGCGCTCCGAGAATCCGGCAATGTGTGACTGA